The following proteins are encoded in a genomic region of Ictalurus punctatus breed USDA103 chromosome 15, Coco_2.0, whole genome shotgun sequence:
- the smim29 gene encoding small integral membrane protein 29, with translation MNAGDKAQTNREGGKHTTSGDASFVPEMNTTTESPQPAGGDVALTYVLLPFFIITFAGIIVAAVMYVKRRQRIDRLRHQLLPVYTYDPTEELNEAEQELWKEDDAKGWTTTYQQRWPLLRKDPNA, from the exons ATGAACGCCGGAGACAAGGCACAAACAAATAGAGAGGGCGGAAAACACACCACGTCGGGAGACGCTTCATTTGTCCCTGAAATGAACACGACCACTGAGTCTCCGCAGCCGGCCGGAGGAGACGTGGCCCTGACCTACGTGCTGCTCCCGTTTTTCATCATCACCTTCGCCGGGATTATCGTAGCGGCG GTGATGTACGTGAAGAGGAGGCAAAG GATCGACCGGTTACGGCACCAGCTGCTCCCGGTGTACACGTACGACCCGACTGAGGAGCTGAACGAAGCCGAACAGGAGTTGTGGAAAGAAGACGACGCTAAG GGCTGGACGACGACGTACCAGCAGCGCTGGCCTCTGCTCCGGAAGGACCCGAACGCATGA
- the LOC128628654 gene encoding suppressor of cytokine signaling 2 — MGHTQCISKSAESEAFVAQSGSWRLDELCIELSGTPAINPDLIPEKLDPGVRVQAHRLEPDLVDPAEEVQRLKDAMTHLQESGWYWGSITAAEAKELLSNTLEGSFLVRDSSSPHYHLTLSVKTELGPTHLRIEYMNGQFGFDSVVMARPHLRQFKGAVELVQYYTLAYRRQAALRELGTDRHTRPTAMAENTLKLKLNKPLYKAPPSLQHLCRIVINQHSRDHRHLPLPEMLKEILREYPFVL; from the exons ATGGggcacacacagtgcatctcCAAGTCAGCAGAGAGCGAAGCGTTTGTGGCCCAGAGTGGAAGCTGGAGGCTCGATGAGCTTTGTATTGAGCTCTCCGGGACTCCTGCGATCAACCCAGACCTCATTCCTGAAAAACTTGACCCCGGAGTACGAGTACAGGCGCACAGGCTGGAGCCGGACCTAGTGGATCCAGCTGAGGAAGTCCAGAGATTAAAGGATGCTATGACACACCTTCAGGAGTCGG GCTGGTACTGGGGCTCGATAACTGCAGCTGAGGCTAAGGAGCTTCTGAGCAACACTCTGGAGGGTTCCTTCCTCGTGAGAGACAGTTCGAGCCCGCATTACCACCTCACCCTGTCCGTGAAAACCGAGCTCGGCCCTACGCACCTGCGCATCGAGTACATGAACGGTCAGTTCGGCTTCGACTCTGTAGTGATGGCTCGGCCTCATCTCCGGCAGTTTAAAGGAGCGGTGGAATTGGTGCAGTATTACACTCTGGCCTATCGCAGGCAGGCGGCTCTCCGGGAGCTTGGCACAGATCGCCATACACGTCCGACTGCAATGGCGGAGAATACGCTGAAGCTCAAACTCAACAAACCGCTATACAAGGCTCCGCCCAGTTTACAGCACCTGTGCCGTATAGTTATAAACCAACATTCTCGTGATCACAGACACTTACCTTTGCCCGAAATGTTGAAGGAAATCCTGCGGGAATATCCGTTCGTACTCTAG